The Thermomonospora amylolytica sequence CGTGCCAGTCGGCCAGGATCGACGGCGGCATCACCGGCGGCGGATGCCCCAGCGGCGGGCGCACCGCGACCAGGCCGATCGTGCGCGGCGGCTCCCAGCGCGCCGAGCGGGCCAGCTCGGCGATCGCCTCCCGGCTGGCCGGCGGGTCGACGATCAGCAGGTCGCGCAGCCGCCAGCGAGAGCGTTCCCGTTCGGTGACGACCTGCTCCTGGGCGGCGGCGTAACCCTGCGCGGCGGCCCCGGCCAGCTTCTCCAGGAACACGAACAACGACTCGGTGATCTGCCCCAGCACGTCCAGCGACCAGTCCAGCCGCCGGGCGTCCCGGATGAAGCGGCGGCAGGCGACCTGGCCGCTCACCCGGATGGCCGTCTGCAGCCCGTCCAGGCTGCGGCCCTTGCGCGCCTCGTACGCGCCGATGCCGGCGTAGATCCCGGTCAGCTCCGTCCAGTCGAAGTCGGGCCGCCCCATGGCGTCGACGAACTGCCGGACGGTCTCCTGCACCGCCCACTTCATCCGCCGGCCGTACTTGCTGTCGGTGGGGCGGGCGTACTCGGGGACCAGGCCCCGGATCTCCTGCACCATCTCCTCGGCCGCGGCCTCCAGGTAGGGGCGCAGCGGGTCGGCCAGCTCGGCGGGGACCTCGGCGAGCGGTGGATCTTCGGTGGCGGGGACTTTGCCCATGCGGACCCTCCCGGTGACGTGAGTCGCATGTGGCGCGGATAGCGCTCAGCGTTGGCAGTCCACACAACGAGTCACGGCGAGGTAAGTGCCTGAAGTGAGCCGGATCGGGAGCATAATTGTCCGCCAACTCACAAGAACGGGAAATGCCGGGATCCGTAGTCACCGGGATCGCCCGGGCCGCTTCCGGCCGGTATTGTCGCTGACCTGGGGTGGTCGGCGGCGGTGGGAATGTCGGACCCGCCCGCTAGGGTTGGCCGCATGGGTCGCACCAATGCCGAGGTGGCGGAACTGCTGCTGGAGTACGCCGATCTGTTCGCCATGAACGGGGGCGACAACATCC is a genomic window containing:
- a CDS encoding helix-turn-helix domain-containing protein — protein: MGKVPATEDPPLAEVPAELADPLRPYLEAAAEEMVQEIRGLVPEYARPTDSKYGRRMKWAVQETVRQFVDAMGRPDFDWTELTGIYAGIGAYEARKGRSLDGLQTAIRVSGQVACRRFIRDARRLDWSLDVLGQITESLFVFLEKLAGAAAQGYAAAQEQVVTERERSRWRLRDLLIVDPPASREAIAELARSARWEPPRTIGLVAVRPPLGHPPPVMPPSILADWHGPAPFLVVPDPDGPGQDRLIASLVRECAAAVGPTVPITRGALSLRWARHALSLVERGVISEKGPVRCLDHIPTLVAAMSEELINVALDERLAPLMQLPPHRREPLAHTLLTYMENRDNAVAAAERLLVHEQTVRYRIRRLEEMFGEALTDPDRRIEMMLLLHTWVRFGNRRTELDT